The following are from one region of the Nicotiana tomentosiformis chromosome 7, ASM39032v3, whole genome shotgun sequence genome:
- the LOC138896277 gene encoding uncharacterized protein, which translates to MLCDDATAAQMPDIVPRLKEWVEGIVSQRPYSKHLWHELSKGQWEARNHGLPKDVEMRPSSADDDIYADPLALKQDKEKKRRKSLSSSSREKKRPRKRLARKPKNASILELSSNSLHQLMDESEEKEEDYELVARASVIHHEAFLRYREEFKCHEAEAWELAEKKDTFKLLNEKLQAELQAAWKEHADLVVQLNSSVSGQEALTTDLEAAKLEVVVSKTKAEEKMAHFKADVEAIQEQARNMVKHMGWQSRRETLEGVHAQSFDVLAEIENAKICEDKARKMAYPEEDSEGSDGGEESIGDDVSPDDD; encoded by the exons ATGTTATGTGATGATGCAACTGCTGCCCAGATGCCGGATAtcgttcctcgactcaaggagtgggtcgagggcattgtgTCACAGAGACCTTATTCCAAGCACTTATGGCATGAGCTCTCCAAGGGACAatgggaggcccgtaatcatg GTCTACCAAAAGATGTTGAAATGAGGCCTTCATCAGCCGATGATGACATATACGCCGACCCCCTTGCTCTGAAGCaagataaagaaaagaaaagaagaaaatctctGAGTTCTTCGAGCCGTGAAAAGAAGAGACCGAGGAAGCGGCTGGCGCGCAAACCTAAGAATGCCAGCATTCTAGAGCTCTCATCGAACTCACTCCATCAGTTGATGGATGAGtctgaagaaaaagaagaagattatGAGTTGGTAGCCCGC GCCTCGGTGATTCATCACGAGGCCTTCCTCCGATACCGGGAGGAGTTCAAGTGTCATGAGGCCGAGGCTTGGGAGCTTGCTGAGAAGAAGGATACTTTCAAGCTTCTTAATGAGAAGCTTCAGGCAGAGTTACAAGCGGCTTGGAAAGAGCATGCCGATTTGGTCGTGCAG TTGAACTCGTCTGTTTCTGGTCAAGAGGCCCTGACCACGGATCTCGAGGCGGCCAAGTTAGAGGTCGTTGTGTCCAAGACTAAGGCCGAAGAAAAAATGGCCCATTTCAAGGCCGACGTCGAGGCCATCCAGGAACAAGCGAGAAATATGGTGAAGCACATGGGGTGGCAGTCCcgaagggaaaccctcgagggagtccatgctcagaGTTTTGACGTATTGGCtgaaatcgagaatgccaagaTATGCGAGGACAAGGCCCGGAAGATGGCATATCCCGAGGAGGATTCCGAGGGGTCTGATGGTGGCGAAGAATCTATAGGCGATGATGTATCCCCCGATGATGATTAG
- the LOC138896278 gene encoding uncharacterized protein, with product MPSEVVRQLRDDPEEGKEDLACASVLITRPSSETERKKKVEVRQSIEQIGRLNSQVDGLLVDAEEFKKSIDILASKKEVVQAQLELSDAQLRSAKENASGLIEEMKELQHRLDLAISYKAGLANELEVARSEVVEANKRVDAKVAQFRIDVEVNQAKAKSMVEHAK from the exons ATGCCTTCGGAAGTGGTTCGCCAATTAAGGGATGATCCTGAAGAAGGAAAAGAGGATTTAGCTtgt GCTTCAGTGTTGATCACGAGGCCTTCCTCCGAAACCGAGAGGAAAAAGAAGGTTGAG gttcggcagaGCATCGAGCAGATCGGACGACTTAATTCACAAGTAGATGGGCTACTGGTTGAtgcagaagaatttaaaaagagTATAGATATCCTTGCGTCGAAAAAGGAAGTTGTTCAAGCTCAGTTGGAGTTGTCTGATGCCCAACTTCgatctgcgaaagaaaatgcCTCGGGGCTGATCGAGGagatgaaagagcttcagcatcggttggatttggccatTTCTTATAAAGCAGGCTTGGCTAATGAACTTGAAGTGGCTAGATCTGAGGTGGTTGAGGCCAACAAAAGAGTCGATGCTaaagtggctcagttcaggatcgatgttgaggttaaccaagccaaagccaagagcatggtcgaacatgctaaATAG